A genomic segment from Sulfitobacter mediterraneus encodes:
- a CDS encoding pseudouridine synthase translates to MNRVILFNKPFGVLSQFTDKGTEGSARPTLSGFIDEPGFYPAGRLDKDSEGLLVLTDNGALQARIAHPKYKRPKTYLVQVEGTPDAAALDALRKGVTLKDGKTAPATITQIDPPADLWERDPPVRFRKSVPDAWLQITIREGRNRQVRRMTAHVGLPTLRLIRSQIGAWHLNALRPGTWRWASETGA, encoded by the coding sequence ATGAACCGCGTGATCCTTTTCAACAAGCCTTTTGGCGTGCTGTCGCAATTCACCGACAAAGGCACCGAGGGCAGTGCACGTCCCACCCTTTCGGGGTTCATTGACGAGCCGGGCTTCTACCCTGCTGGACGCCTCGACAAAGACAGCGAAGGTCTGCTGGTGCTCACCGACAACGGCGCCCTGCAGGCCCGCATCGCCCATCCAAAATACAAACGCCCAAAAACCTATCTGGTCCAGGTCGAAGGCACACCGGACGCGGCCGCCTTGGACGCTCTGCGCAAAGGCGTGACGCTCAAGGATGGCAAGACCGCCCCGGCCACCATCACCCAGATCGATCCGCCCGCAGACCTGTGGGAGCGCGATCCACCCGTGCGCTTTCGCAAATCCGTGCCGGACGCCTGGCTGCAAATCACTATCCGCGAGGGCCGTAACAGACAGGTGCGCCGCATGACCGCCCATGTCGGCCTGCCGACATTGCGGCTGATCCGCAGCCAGATCGGCGCTTGGCACCTGAATGCACTGCGCCCCGGCACATGGCGTTGGGCCAGCGAAACCGGCGCCTGA
- a CDS encoding penicillin acylase family protein yields the protein MALIFRWLVRLAVLLIVLSVLSVTLIYWIAARSLPDYDDEVAVRGLGAEVEIVRDNANVPHIFGQSDADVFFGLGFAHAQDRMWQMINLRRTAQGRLSEVYGSATLNIDKLLRRFDIYTLSVQSVEALAPETRSALEAYSAGVNARLTQINTEALGRGAPEMLLFNAPMAPWRPADSVAIGKLMGLQLSGHLEAEVIRARSSLALPDADRLSDILPDAPGTGVAALPEYAALVPGTRQFSANIPLDPHPLSPFKHMAFAGASNAWAAAPSRSASGGTLLANDPHLGFTAPAIWYLARLELQSGGVIGGTIPGMPAVMTGRSADLGWGLTSAYVDDQDVYIEELNPENPQEYRTPTGFKQFRTRSSIITVKDADPVTLTLRWTDNGPLLPGSHYNLAAVTPPGHVASVNWTVLSGRDTTLDAAMGVMEAKTVEQAIEAAQSYIAPAQNLTLVDRSKIAMKTIGAMPRRDADHQSQGRMPSPGWIAANRWQGMLPYTANPEFVAPAGGILGNTNNKTVDRPFPNHVSFVWGDTQRVQRWNRLMQTRQVHTRDSFIEAQLDTVSFTARSLLPLIGAELWFTGEAAAEGTAERQRQRALILLAAWSGEMNEHLPEPLIYMAWLRALQDRLIQDELGPLAAEFDHVEPLFIERVFRDVNGAAAWCDVLQSAQTESCPEMARLALDDALLWISETWGGELESLRWGDAHQATHDHQVLGDVPVLRYFMNIRQSTSGGDNTLLRGRTKGSDPDPFHNVHGAGYRGVYDFADPDSSVFVTSTGQSGHFLSRHYDDLAQLWRRGEYIPMSLDADLARAASVGITILTPETP from the coding sequence ATGGCCCTCATCTTTCGCTGGCTGGTCCGGCTTGCTGTCTTGTTGATCGTGTTGAGCGTGCTGAGCGTGACCTTGATCTATTGGATCGCCGCACGGTCCCTGCCCGATTACGATGACGAGGTGGCGGTGCGCGGGCTGGGCGCAGAGGTCGAAATCGTCCGCGACAACGCCAATGTGCCGCATATCTTCGGCCAGTCCGATGCAGACGTCTTTTTTGGTCTCGGTTTTGCCCATGCGCAGGACCGCATGTGGCAGATGATCAATCTGCGCCGCACCGCGCAAGGACGGCTGAGCGAGGTCTACGGCAGTGCCACGCTGAACATTGACAAGCTGCTGCGACGCTTTGATATCTATACGCTTTCTGTGCAATCGGTTGAGGCTCTGGCGCCCGAAACCCGCTCCGCGCTTGAGGCCTATTCCGCAGGCGTAAACGCCCGCCTGACACAGATCAATACCGAAGCCCTGGGGCGCGGTGCGCCTGAAATGCTGCTGTTCAACGCGCCCATGGCGCCTTGGCGGCCGGCAGATTCCGTGGCCATCGGTAAGCTGATGGGCTTGCAGCTTTCGGGCCATCTGGAGGCCGAGGTGATCCGCGCGCGCAGCTCTCTGGCCCTGCCGGATGCGGACCGGCTGTCCGATATCCTGCCCGATGCGCCCGGAACCGGCGTGGCAGCCCTGCCGGAATACGCCGCCCTTGTGCCCGGCACCAGACAATTTTCAGCCAACATCCCGCTGGATCCGCACCCGCTGTCGCCTTTCAAACATATGGCTTTTGCGGGCGCATCAAACGCCTGGGCGGCAGCCCCCTCGCGCTCGGCCTCCGGCGGCACCTTGCTGGCCAATGATCCGCATCTTGGCTTCACCGCACCGGCCATCTGGTATCTGGCCCGGCTTGAGCTGCAATCGGGCGGCGTGATCGGCGGCACAATCCCCGGCATGCCCGCCGTGATGACCGGGCGCAGCGCCGATTTGGGCTGGGGGCTGACCTCGGCCTATGTCGATGATCAGGACGTCTATATCGAAGAACTGAACCCCGAAAACCCGCAGGAATACCGCACGCCAACAGGGTTCAAACAATTCCGCACACGCTCTTCCATCATCACGGTCAAGGATGCAGATCCCGTTACCCTGACCCTGCGCTGGACCGATAATGGCCCACTGCTGCCGGGCAGTCACTACAATCTGGCCGCGGTCACCCCGCCGGGCCACGTGGCCTCGGTCAACTGGACAGTGCTGAGCGGGCGGGACACCACGCTGGACGCCGCGATGGGTGTGATGGAGGCCAAAACTGTTGAGCAAGCGATTGAAGCCGCCCAAAGCTATATCGCACCGGCGCAGAACCTGACGCTGGTGGACCGAAGCAAGATTGCGATGAAAACCATCGGCGCGATGCCACGCCGCGATGCGGATCATCAAAGCCAGGGGCGCATGCCCTCACCGGGCTGGATCGCGGCAAACCGTTGGCAAGGCATGCTGCCCTATACCGCCAACCCCGAATTTGTCGCGCCCGCAGGGGGCATTCTGGGCAATACCAATAACAAGACCGTGGACCGTCCGTTCCCCAACCATGTTTCCTTTGTCTGGGGTGATACGCAGCGGGTGCAACGCTGGAACCGGTTGATGCAAACTCGGCAGGTCCACACCCGCGACAGCTTTATCGAGGCGCAGCTGGACACGGTCAGCTTCACCGCGCGGTCCCTGCTGCCCCTGATCGGCGCAGAGCTGTGGTTCACCGGTGAGGCCGCAGCAGAAGGCACAGCCGAACGCCAGCGCCAGCGGGCGCTGATCCTGCTTGCGGCATGGTCCGGCGAGATGAACGAACACCTGCCGGAACCGCTGATCTACATGGCATGGCTGCGGGCGCTTCAGGACCGGCTCATCCAGGACGAACTGGGCCCATTGGCAGCGGAGTTTGATCACGTTGAGCCGCTCTTTATCGAAAGGGTGTTCCGCGATGTGAACGGCGCGGCGGCATGGTGCGACGTGCTGCAATCGGCCCAGACCGAAAGCTGCCCGGAAATGGCCCGCCTCGCCCTCGACGACGCCCTGTTGTGGATCAGCGAAACCTGGGGCGGAGAACTGGAAAGCCTGCGCTGGGGCGATGCGCATCAGGCCACCCACGACCATCAGGTGCTGGGCGATGTGCCGGTGCTGCGCTATTTCATGAACATCCGCCAGTCCACTTCAGGCGGCGATAACACCCTGCTGCGCGGCCGTACCAAAGGCAGCGATCCAGACCCGTTTCACAATGTGCATGGCGCGGGCTATCGCGGGGTTTATGACTTTGCCGACCCAGACAGCTCGGTGTTTGTCACCTCCACCGGGCAGTCGGGGCATTTCCTGTCGCGCCACTATGACGATCTGGCACAGCTTTGGCGGCGCGGTGAATATATCCCGATGTCGCTGGACGCTGATCTGGCCCGGGCTGCCTCGGTTGGCATCACGATCCTGACGCCGGAGACCCCATGA
- a CDS encoding NAD(P)-dependent oxidoreductase — protein MNKTASRTSQRKMRAIERSDKAAPIDQGARGVRYLIAIAQLADKEKQMAKLAFLGLGVMGAPMAGHLQKAGHEVTVYNRTASKAEDWAKTYGGQAAATPREAAQGAECVMACVGNDDDLRSVCVGDDGAFAGMDAGAIFVDHTTVSAAVTRELYAAADAAQISFVDAPISGGQAGAENAQLSIMCGGDQGAFDRALPVMEVYSKICRRIGDSGAGQMTKMCNQIAIAGVVQGLSEALHFAEKAGLDGRAVVEVISQGAAGSWQMANRYETMLDNEFDHGFAVDWMRKDLGICLDTADETGASLPITALVDQFYKDVQKIGGGRWDTSSLIQRLRALDGTHDT, from the coding sequence ATCAACAAGACAGCAAGCCGGACCAGCCAGCGAAAGATGAGGGCCATTGAACGCTCCGATAAGGCGGCACCGATTGACCAAGGCGCACGAGGTGTTAGGTATCTAATCGCAATAGCGCAACTGGCAGACAAGGAAAAGCAGATGGCAAAGCTCGCATTTTTGGGACTTGGAGTAATGGGCGCGCCCATGGCAGGGCATCTGCAAAAGGCCGGGCATGAGGTCACGGTTTACAACCGCACCGCGTCCAAGGCCGAAGATTGGGCCAAGACCTATGGCGGGCAGGCAGCGGCGACCCCGCGCGAGGCTGCGCAAGGCGCCGAATGTGTGATGGCCTGTGTGGGCAATGATGATGATCTGCGGTCCGTCTGCGTCGGCGACGATGGGGCGTTTGCCGGAATGGACGCGGGGGCCATCTTTGTCGACCACACCACCGTTTCGGCCGCTGTCACACGAGAGCTTTATGCAGCGGCGGATGCGGCGCAAATCTCATTTGTGGATGCACCGATTTCCGGCGGGCAGGCGGGTGCGGAAAATGCCCAGCTGTCCATCATGTGCGGCGGTGATCAGGGCGCGTTTGATCGCGCGTTGCCGGTGATGGAGGTTTATTCCAAGATTTGCCGCCGCATCGGCGACAGTGGCGCGGGCCAGATGACCAAGATGTGCAACCAGATTGCCATCGCCGGTGTGGTGCAAGGCCTGTCCGAGGCGCTGCATTTTGCCGAGAAGGCCGGGCTGGACGGACGTGCCGTTGTCGAAGTGATCAGCCAAGGCGCGGCTGGATCATGGCAGATGGCCAATCGCTATGAGACCATGCTGGACAACGAATTTGACCACGGCTTTGCGGTGGATTGGATGCGTAAGGATCTGGGGATTTGTCTGGACACAGCCGATGAAACCGGAGCCAGCCTGCCGATCACCGCGCTGGTGGATCAGTTCTACAAAGACGTGCAGAAAATCGGCGGCGGGCGCTGGGACACCTCCAGCCTGATCCAGCGGTTGCGGGCCCTGGACGGAACCCATGACACTTAA
- a CDS encoding PAS domain-containing protein, with protein MTAAPSHAAQDPSGFESRHFGIDDIFYSRTDRRGIILAANAVFQRVSVYDWADLIGAPHNVIRHPDMPRGVFHLMWSMLADGKPFCGYIKNKAEDGSHYWVLAVACPLEEGFVSVRIKPGSKMFRQAQQMYIDLCHRERNEGLSPEASSAAFLTAVQSAGHGDYDSFMTQALTEETRQRDIALQRPVDWRLRSILSIKEGVKEIEDHAGDVVRIFKQTNQIPYNMRLQAGRLEGTDGPISVISNNHRQMTQSLADAVATFSEKSLLGNDYLLQAEFLHGVSRVQHDLLQHFAVEPVIEGQDKPHEMALLSGQQSDFICKAHKAVVEVSDRVCAFSKICNDVRRLKAGLEMTRVMCKIERSRIAERVDGLDEIVQQLGKAQTDLDDLLSKMDGAVQQILEAAERLTQSRQKAA; from the coding sequence ATGACCGCTGCCCCCTCTCACGCTGCCCAAGACCCAAGTGGGTTTGAATCCCGGCATTTCGGCATCGACGATATCTTTTATTCGCGGACCGATCGCCGGGGGATCATTCTGGCGGCAAATGCGGTGTTTCAACGGGTGTCGGTCTACGATTGGGCCGATCTGATCGGCGCACCTCACAATGTGATCCGCCACCCCGATATGCCGCGCGGTGTCTTTCATCTCATGTGGTCGATGCTGGCAGATGGGAAACCGTTCTGCGGCTATATCAAGAACAAGGCCGAAGACGGCAGTCACTATTGGGTGCTTGCCGTGGCTTGTCCGTTGGAGGAGGGGTTTGTCTCTGTTCGGATCAAACCAGGCAGCAAGATGTTTCGCCAGGCGCAGCAGATGTACATCGATCTGTGCCATCGTGAGCGCAACGAGGGTCTTTCGCCCGAGGCCAGCAGTGCCGCTTTCTTGACCGCTGTCCAATCGGCAGGTCACGGCGATTACGACAGTTTCATGACCCAAGCCTTGACCGAGGAAACCAGACAGCGCGACATCGCCTTGCAACGGCCAGTGGACTGGCGGCTCAGGTCAATCCTCTCCATCAAGGAAGGCGTGAAGGAAATCGAAGATCATGCCGGTGACGTGGTGCGGATCTTCAAACAGACCAACCAGATCCCCTATAATATGCGCCTTCAGGCAGGCCGGCTGGAGGGAACAGACGGGCCGATCAGTGTGATTTCAAACAACCACCGCCAAATGACGCAATCCTTGGCCGATGCGGTTGCGACATTCAGTGAGAAATCATTGCTCGGAAATGACTATCTGTTGCAGGCCGAATTTTTGCACGGGGTCTCGCGGGTGCAACATGATCTGCTGCAACACTTTGCTGTTGAGCCTGTGATCGAAGGGCAGGACAAACCCCACGAAATGGCCTTGTTGTCGGGCCAGCAGTCGGATTTCATCTGCAAGGCGCATAAGGCAGTGGTGGAAGTGTCCGACAGGGTATGCGCGTTTTCAAAGATTTGCAATGATGTCAGACGCTTGAAAGCGGGTTTGGAAATGACACGGGTGATGTGCAAGATCGAACGCTCGCGCATCGCGGAACGGGTTGATGGGCTTGATGAAATCGTCCAGCAGTTGGGCAAGGCGCAGACCGATCTCGATGACCTGCTGAGCAAGATGGACGGTGCTGTGCAGCAGATACTTGAGGCGGCGGAACGGTTGACGCAATCCCGGCAGAAGGCCGCATAG
- a CDS encoding YSC84-related protein, with product MSNPIYSRRAFTLGAMASVGAVAACGNGIGGRGPQTIDARVDATINEMYRSFPNTQQLAAKANGMLVMPLVTEAGLGLGGAYGRGALRVNDITVDYYSVAKASGGLQIGAQQYAHVLFFMTEEALGDFRRAPGWAAGADLEYVISDKGDSVAAETTTALAPVLAAVFGRAGLRIGATLEGTKYTRIIP from the coding sequence ATGAGCAATCCGATTTATTCACGGCGTGCGTTTACCCTCGGCGCAATGGCGTCTGTCGGGGCCGTCGCGGCCTGCGGCAACGGTATTGGCGGGCGCGGACCGCAGACCATTGACGCGCGGGTCGATGCGACGATCAACGAAATGTACCGCAGCTTTCCCAACACGCAGCAACTGGCGGCCAAGGCCAACGGGATGCTGGTGATGCCGCTGGTCACGGAGGCCGGTTTGGGCCTTGGCGGTGCCTACGGGCGCGGTGCCTTGCGCGTCAATGACATCACCGTGGACTATTATTCGGTCGCCAAAGCCTCTGGCGGGTTGCAGATCGGCGCACAGCAATATGCGCATGTTCTGTTCTTCATGACCGAAGAAGCGCTTGGCGATTTCCGCCGTGCGCCCGGTTGGGCGGCGGGGGCCGATCTGGAATATGTGATCTCTGACAAGGGTGACAGCGTCGCGGCAGAGACCACAACCGCACTTGCGCCGGTTTTGGCAGCGGTCTTTGGCCGGGCAGGTCTGCGGATCGGTGCCACCCTTGAGGGCACGAAATACACGCGCATTATCCCCTGA
- the hemB gene encoding porphobilinogen synthase, with product MHPVHAPFPATRLRRSRVSPAMRALVRENALEVGDLIWPIFVRAGNDIVEPVPSMPGVMRRSVDKVVEAAAEADALGIGAICVFPYTGLENRTEDCAGAWDPQNPANRAIAAIKQAYPHIVVMSDVALDTYNINGHDGFVEDGIIVNDRTVEALVKMALSQAEAGADIIGPSDMMDGRIGAIRSALEGAGHSSVAILSYAAKYASAFYGPFRDAVGASGALTGDKKTYQMDPANSDEALRLVARDLAEGADMVMVKPGQPYLDICRRVKDQFGAPTFAYQVSGEYSMIKAAAQNGWIDEERVMMESLMAFKRAGCDGVLTYFAPAAARILNGG from the coding sequence ATGCACCCTGTCCACGCCCCCTTCCCCGCTACACGCCTGCGCCGGAGCCGTGTTTCCCCTGCCATGCGGGCCTTGGTGCGGGAAAATGCGCTTGAGGTCGGTGATCTGATTTGGCCGATTTTTGTGCGTGCCGGAAATGACATTGTGGAACCTGTGCCCTCCATGCCCGGTGTGATGCGCCGCAGTGTGGACAAGGTGGTGGAGGCCGCAGCCGAGGCCGATGCACTGGGGATCGGTGCGATTTGCGTGTTTCCCTATACCGGACTTGAGAACCGGACCGAGGATTGCGCCGGTGCCTGGGATCCGCAAAACCCGGCCAACCGCGCCATCGCGGCCATCAAGCAAGCCTATCCCCATATCGTCGTGATGAGCGATGTGGCGCTTGATACCTATAACATCAACGGCCACGACGGGTTTGTGGAGGATGGTATCATCGTCAACGATCGCACCGTTGAGGCTTTGGTCAAGATGGCCCTGAGCCAGGCAGAAGCCGGCGCGGATATCATTGGCCCTTCGGATATGATGGATGGCCGGATTGGCGCGATCCGGTCCGCGCTTGAGGGCGCGGGTCATTCCTCCGTTGCGATCCTTAGCTATGCAGCCAAATATGCCTCTGCCTTTTACGGTCCCTTCCGCGATGCGGTTGGCGCTTCGGGTGCGCTCACGGGCGACAAAAAGACCTATCAGATGGACCCTGCCAATTCGGACGAGGCGCTGCGTCTGGTGGCGCGGGATCTGGCAGAGGGTGCGGATATGGTCATGGTCAAGCCGGGCCAGCCTTATTTGGACATCTGCCGCCGGGTCAAAGACCAGTTTGGCGCGCCCACATTCGCCTATCAGGTGTCTGGCGAATACAGCATGATCAAGGCTGCCGCCCAAAACGGCTGGATCGATGAGGAACGGGTGATGATGGAAAGCCTGATGGCGTTCAAGCGGGCCGGATGTGACGGGGTTTTGACCTATTTCGCCCCTGCAGCGGCACGGATCCTGAACGGAGGGTGA
- a CDS encoding component of SufBCD complex produces the protein MDWYQTLFELIDMRSFSNLWFWIVLAVVWSTASHWVLGVPYDMVLRARRHAGQAEVDLEDMVRINVNRLLYIGRVSGLWLLGFGCFFLTMLVLMGFVYGMEFAQAVFLLGFPLSLIGMLSLSTARLIQMEEAAGDLLHKRLMRHRLYTQIIGMISIFVTALWGMYQNMTIGALGG, from the coding sequence TTGGACTGGTATCAAACTCTTTTTGAATTGATTGACATGCGCTCTTTCTCGAACCTGTGGTTCTGGATAGTGCTTGCAGTGGTCTGGTCCACGGCCAGCCATTGGGTGCTGGGCGTGCCTTATGACATGGTTCTGCGGGCGCGGCGCCATGCCGGACAGGCCGAGGTGGACCTCGAAGATATGGTGCGGATCAACGTCAATCGGTTGCTCTATATCGGACGGGTGTCCGGACTTTGGCTGCTGGGCTTTGGCTGCTTCTTTTTGACGATGCTGGTTCTGATGGGGTTTGTCTACGGCATGGAATTTGCCCAAGCGGTGTTTCTGCTGGGCTTTCCGCTGTCCTTGATCGGGATGTTGAGCCTGTCGACAGCCCGTTTGATCCAGATGGAAGAGGCCGCTGGCGATCTGTTGCACAAGCGGCTGATGCGGCACCGGCTTTACACGCAAATTATCGGCATGATCTCGATTTTCGTGACCGCGCTTTGGGGCATGTATCAGAACATGACCATTGGCGCACTTGGCGGTTGA
- the mfd gene encoding transcription-repair coupling factor translates to MAQKSKLTLSGVPEGFDAQAILTEIGKSDAPVLHVARDDKRMAAIKAALSFFAPDMPVVTFPGWDCLPYDRVSPNADISAQRMATLAALVHGMPEKFILLTTLNAATQRVPARAILRDAAFTARVGDRIDEAALRNFLVRMGFVQSPTVMEPGDYAVRGGIIDIFPPGDLGPVRLDLFGDVLDGARRFDAATQRTTEKLDLVELAPVSEVILDEPAITRFRQNYRIEFGAAGTDDPLYEAISAGRKHQGAEHWLPFFHDGLETLFDYLPQATITLDDQVTPTRIARWDSIADQYETRRLAMANRSRMDSVYKPSPPEGLYLTDEAWLLATQEHRMIQFNPLPQPTGPNVLDAGARIGRNFAPERQQESISLFGALASHVKAKLQDGPVLIASYSEGARERLTGLIEDEGLAEAIPVPNATRIGKRGLHLAVWALEHGFEAPGLTVISEQDVLGDRLIRAPKRKRRAENFLTEAQSLSPGDLVVHVDHGIGRYLGMEVVTAAGAAHECLVLEYAEQAKLYLPVENIELLSRYGHEEGLLDRLGGGAWQSKKAKLKERIREMADKLIRIAAERALRKAPVLEPPAGMWDAFSARFPYTETDDQLRAIGDVIDDLTSGNPMDRLVCGDVGFGKTEVAMRAAFVAAMSGAQVAVIAPTTLLARQHYKSFAERFRGFPINVRQLSRFVTAKDAALTRDGMTKGTVDIVIGTHALLAKNIRFQNLGLLVIDEEQHFGVGHKERLKQLRSDIHVLTLTATPIPRTLQLSLTGVRDLSIIGTPPVDRLAIRTYVSEFDAVTLREALLREHYRGGQSFYVVPRISDLPEIEEFLKNQLPELTYVIAHGQMAAGELDDRMNAFYDGKFDILLATTIVESGLDIPTANTMIVHRADMFGLAQLYQIRGRVGRSKTRAYAYLTTKPRARLTATAEKRLRVLGSLDTLGAGFTLASQDLDIRGAGNLLGEEQSGQMRDVGFELYQSMLEEAIAKIKAGEMEGLSEADDQWAPQINLGVPVLIPEAYVPDLDVRLGLYRRLSGLSTKVELEGFAAELIDRFGKLPREVNTLMLVVRIKAMCKRAGIAKLDGGPKGATIQFHNDKYASPEGLVKFIEDQRGLAKVRDNKIVVRRDWKKDSDKIKGAFAIARDLAEHVIAKEKQRKKVKA, encoded by the coding sequence ATGGCACAAAAGAGCAAACTCACCCTGTCCGGGGTTCCCGAAGGATTTGACGCCCAGGCGATCCTGACCGAAATCGGCAAAAGCGATGCGCCGGTATTGCACGTCGCGCGGGACGACAAACGCATGGCCGCGATCAAGGCCGCGCTCAGTTTTTTTGCACCTGACATGCCCGTCGTCACTTTTCCCGGCTGGGATTGCCTGCCCTATGATCGGGTGTCGCCCAATGCTGATATTTCGGCGCAGCGGATGGCGACACTGGCCGCCTTGGTGCATGGCATGCCGGAGAAATTTATCCTGCTGACCACCCTGAACGCCGCGACACAGCGGGTGCCGGCCCGCGCCATCCTGCGCGATGCAGCGTTCACTGCCCGTGTGGGGGACCGGATCGACGAGGCCGCGCTGCGCAATTTTCTGGTGCGCATGGGTTTTGTCCAAAGTCCCACGGTGATGGAGCCGGGCGATTACGCGGTGCGCGGCGGGATCATCGACATCTTCCCGCCCGGTGATCTGGGGCCGGTGCGGCTTGATCTTTTTGGGGATGTGCTGGACGGCGCGCGCCGGTTTGACGCGGCCACCCAGCGGACCACCGAAAAGCTTGATCTGGTGGAACTTGCCCCGGTCAGCGAGGTCATTCTCGATGAACCTGCCATCACCCGGTTTCGGCAAAACTATCGGATCGAATTTGGTGCCGCCGGGACCGATGATCCGCTGTATGAGGCGATCAGTGCGGGCCGCAAGCATCAAGGGGCGGAACATTGGCTGCCGTTCTTTCACGATGGCTTGGAGACCCTGTTTGACTATCTGCCGCAGGCCACGATCACGCTGGATGATCAGGTCACGCCCACACGCATCGCCCGTTGGGACAGCATTGCGGATCAATATGAAACCCGCCGTTTGGCCATGGCCAACCGCAGCCGCATGGACAGCGTCTATAAGCCCAGTCCGCCAGAGGGGCTTTACCTGACGGATGAGGCTTGGCTTTTGGCCACGCAGGAACACCGGATGATCCAGTTCAATCCGTTGCCGCAGCCGACAGGCCCAAATGTTCTGGACGCAGGCGCACGGATTGGCCGCAACTTTGCACCCGAACGCCAACAGGAATCTATCAGCCTTTTTGGTGCCTTGGCGTCCCATGTGAAAGCAAAACTTCAAGACGGGCCGGTGTTGATTGCCAGCTATTCCGAAGGCGCACGCGAGCGGCTCACCGGTCTGATCGAAGACGAAGGTCTGGCCGAGGCGATCCCGGTGCCCAACGCCACGCGGATCGGTAAACGCGGGTTGCATCTGGCCGTTTGGGCGCTGGAACACGGTTTCGAAGCCCCCGGCCTCACGGTGATTTCAGAGCAAGACGTGCTGGGGGACCGGTTGATCCGCGCGCCCAAGCGCAAGCGCCGCGCCGAGAACTTCCTGACCGAAGCCCAAAGCCTCAGCCCCGGTGATCTGGTGGTGCATGTCGATCACGGCATAGGGCGTTATCTGGGCATGGAGGTGGTCACCGCCGCCGGGGCCGCCCATGAATGTCTGGTGCTGGAATACGCCGAACAGGCCAAGCTGTACCTGCCTGTCGAGAACATCGAACTGCTGTCGCGCTACGGCCATGAAGAAGGGCTGCTGGACCGTCTGGGCGGCGGCGCGTGGCAGTCCAAGAAGGCCAAGCTCAAGGAACGCATCCGCGAGATGGCGGACAAGCTGATCCGGATTGCCGCCGAACGCGCCCTGCGCAAAGCGCCGGTGCTGGAGCCGCCCGCGGGCATGTGGGACGCATTCTCGGCCCGTTTTCCCTATACCGAAACCGATGATCAATTGCGGGCCATCGGCGATGTGATCGACGATCTGACCTCTGGAAACCCGATGGACCGTTTGGTCTGCGGCGATGTCGGCTTTGGCAAGACCGAAGTGGCGATGCGCGCGGCTTTTGTTGCGGCGATGTCAGGTGCGCAGGTGGCAGTGATTGCGCCGACCACTTTGCTGGCCCGCCAACACTACAAAAGCTTTGCCGAACGGTTTCGCGGCTTTCCAATCAATGTTCGGCAGCTCAGCCGTTTTGTCACCGCAAAAGACGCCGCATTGACCCGTGACGGGATGACCAAAGGCACCGTCGACATTGTGATCGGCACCCATGCGCTTTTGGCGAAAAACATTAGATTTCAAAATCTTGGCCTGCTCGTAATTGACGAAGAGCAGCATTTTGGCGTTGGTCACAAAGAGCGGCTCAAGCAGCTGCGCTCTGACATACATGTTCTGACCCTGACCGCGACACCCATCCCGCGCACCTTGCAATTGTCCCTCACTGGCGTGCGCGATCTGAGCATCATCGGCACGCCGCCAGTAGATCGTCTGGCGATCCGCACCTACGTCAGCGAATTTGACGCCGTGACCCTGCGCGAGGCGCTGCTGCGCGAACATTATCGGGGCGGACAAAGCTTTTACGTGGTGCCGCGCATCAGCGATCTGCCGGAAATCGAAGAATTCCTCAAAAACCAGCTGCCTGAGCTGACCTATGTGATTGCACACGGGCAAATGGCAGCGGGGGAACTCGATGACCGGATGAATGCCTTTTACGATGGCAAATTTGACATTCTGCTGGCCACGACAATCGTGGAATCCGGTCTCGATATCCCAACCGCAAATACCATGATCGTGCACCGCGCCGATATGTTTGGTCTGGCACAGCTTTACCAGATCCGCGGCCGGGTCGGCCGGTCCAAAACCCGCGCCTATGCCTATCTGACCACCAAACCGCGTGCGCGGCTGACCGCCACGGCAGAGAAGCGTCTGCGCGTGCTTGGATCGCTCGACACGCTTGGCGCGGGCTTTACGCTGGCCTCTCAGGATCTGGACATTCGCGGGGCAGGGAACCTGCTGGGCGAAGAGCAATCCGGCCAGATGCGAGATGTCGGCTTTGAGCTTTACCAATCCATGCTGGAAGAGGCGATTGCCAAGATCAAAGCCGGTGAGATGGAAGGGCTTTCTGAGGCTGATGACCAATGGGCGCCCCAAATCAATCTGGGCGTGCCTGTCCTGATTCCCGAGGCTTATGTGCCGGATCTGGACGTGCGTCTGGGACTTTATCGGCGCCTGTCGGGCCTTAGCACCAAGGTGGAGTTGGAAGGGTTTGCCGCCGAACTCATTGACCGCTTTGGCAAATTGCCACGTGAGGTAAACACGCTGATGCTTGTCGTGCGGATCAAGGCCATGTGCAAACGGGCTGGCATTGCCAAGCTGGACGGCGGGCCAAAGGGGGCCACGATCCAGTTCCACAACGACAAATACGCATCGCCCGAAGGTCTGGTGAAATTCATCGAGGATCAGCGTGGGTTGGCCAAGGTGCGCGACAACAAGATCGTTGTGCGCCGCGACTGGAAGAAGGACAGCGATAAGATCAAAGGCGCCTTTGCCATCGCCCGCGATCTGGCCGAACATGTGATTGCCAAGGAAAAACAGCGCAAAAAGGTCAAGGCCTGA